The following proteins come from a genomic window of Pseudomonas sp. WJP1:
- the ppk1 gene encoding polyphosphate kinase 1, producing the protein MNTEVLTEVAVKDAQPVVEQVDETPPELEPAPPAAVVETAVAAPAIAIPGLDDSSLYIHRELSQLQFNIRVLEQALDESYPLLERLKFLLIFSSNLDEFFEIRVAGLKKQITFAREQAGADGLQPHQALARISELVHGHVDRQYAILNDILLPELEKHQVRFIRRRNWTTKLKTWVRRYFRDEIAPIITPIGLDPTHPFPLLVNKSLNFIVELEGIDAFGRDSGLAIIPAPRLLPRIIKVPEEVGGAGDNYVFLSSMIHAHADDLFQGMKVKGCYQFRLTRNADLALDSEDVEDLARALRGELFSRRYGDAVRLEVADTCPKHLSDYLLKQFNLSETELYQVNGPVNLTRLFSITGLDSQRELQYLPFTPQIPKLLQNSENIFSVISKQDILLLHPFESFTPVVDLLRQAAKDPHVLAVRQTLYRSGANSEIVDALVDAARNGKEVTAVIELRARFDEESNLQLASRLQAAGAVVIYGVVGFKTHAKMMLILRREAGEIVRYAHLGTGNYHAGNARLYTDYSLLTSDDALCEDVGKLFSQLIGMGKTLRMKKLLHAPFTLKKGMLDMIARETQFALDGKPAHIIAKFNSLTDPKIIRALYKASQSGVRIDLVVRGMCCLRPGIAGVSHNIHVRSIIGRFLEHTRVFYFLNGGDEQMFLSSADWMERNLDKRVETCFPVEGKKLIMRVKKELELYLTDNTHSWSLQSDGRYIRNTPTGNQNPRSAQATLLERLGSPILTVR; encoded by the coding sequence ACGCTCAACCTGTGGTGGAGCAAGTCGACGAGACCCCGCCGGAGCTGGAGCCAGCTCCGCCCGCGGCGGTCGTCGAGACCGCTGTGGCAGCGCCGGCGATTGCCATTCCCGGCCTGGATGACAGCAGCCTGTACATCCACCGTGAGCTGTCGCAACTGCAGTTCAATATCCGCGTGCTGGAACAGGCACTGGACGAGTCCTACCCGCTGCTGGAGCGCCTGAAGTTCCTGCTGATCTTCTCCAGCAACCTGGACGAGTTCTTCGAGATTCGCGTCGCCGGCCTCAAGAAGCAGATCACCTTTGCCCGGGAACAGGCCGGTGCCGACGGCTTGCAACCGCACCAGGCCCTGGCCCGCATCAGTGAACTGGTGCACGGTCACGTTGACCGTCAGTACGCGATCCTCAACGACATTCTGCTGCCGGAACTGGAAAAGCATCAGGTCCGCTTCATCCGTCGCCGCAACTGGACCACCAAGCTCAAGACCTGGGTCCGGCGCTATTTCCGCGACGAAATCGCCCCGATCATCACCCCGATCGGCCTCGACCCGACGCACCCGTTCCCATTGCTGGTCAACAAGAGCCTGAACTTCATCGTCGAGCTCGAAGGCATCGATGCCTTCGGTCGCGACTCCGGCCTGGCGATCATCCCGGCACCGCGCCTGCTGCCGCGCATCATCAAGGTGCCGGAAGAAGTCGGCGGCGCTGGCGACAACTATGTGTTCCTGTCGTCGATGATCCACGCCCACGCCGATGACTTGTTCCAGGGCATGAAGGTCAAGGGCTGCTACCAGTTCCGCCTGACCCGAAACGCCGACCTGGCGCTGGACTCCGAGGATGTCGAAGACCTGGCGCGTGCCCTGCGTGGCGAATTGTTCTCCCGTCGTTATGGCGACGCGGTGCGCCTGGAGGTAGCCGATACCTGCCCGAAACACCTGTCCGATTACCTGCTCAAGCAATTCAACCTGAGCGAAACCGAGCTGTATCAGGTCAACGGCCCGGTGAACCTGACGCGTCTGTTCAGCATCACCGGCCTGGACAGCCAGCGCGAGCTGCAGTACCTGCCGTTTACCCCGCAGATCCCGAAACTGCTGCAAAACAGCGAGAACATCTTCAGCGTGATCAGCAAGCAGGACATCCTGCTGCTGCACCCGTTCGAGTCGTTCACCCCGGTGGTCGACCTGCTGCGCCAGGCCGCCAAGGACCCGCACGTGCTGGCGGTGCGTCAGACCCTGTATCGCTCCGGCGCCAACTCGGAAATCGTCGATGCGTTGGTGGACGCGGCGCGTAACGGCAAGGAAGTCACCGCGGTGATCGAATTGCGCGCGCGGTTCGATGAAGAATCCAACCTGCAACTGGCCAGCCGTCTGCAAGCGGCCGGTGCGGTGGTGATCTACGGTGTGGTCGGCTTCAAGACCCACGCCAAGATGATGCTGATCCTGCGCCGCGAAGCGGGTGAGATCGTGCGTTACGCGCACCTTGGTACGGGTAACTACCACGCCGGCAACGCCCGCCTGTACACCGACTACAGCCTGCTGACCTCCGACGACGCCCTGTGCGAAGACGTCGGCAAACTGTTCAGCCAGTTGATCGGCATGGGCAAGACGCTGCGCATGAAGAAGCTGCTGCATGCGCCGTTTACCCTGAAAAAGGGCATGCTCGACATGATTGCCCGCGAAACCCAGTTCGCCCTCGACGGCAAACCGGCGCACATCATCGCCAAGTTCAACTCGCTGACCGATCCGAAGATCATCCGCGCGCTGTACAAGGCCAGCCAGTCGGGCGTGCGCATCGACCTGGTAGTGCGTGGCATGTGCTGCCTGCGGCCGGGCATCGCCGGGGTGTCGCACAACATCCACGTACGCTCGATCATCGGTCGCTTCCTGGAACACACCCGGGTCTTCTACTTCCTCAATGGCGGCGATGAGCAGATGTTCCTCTCCAGCGCCGACTGGATGGAGCGCAACCTCGACAAGCGCGTCGAGACTTGCTTCCCGGTGGAAGGCAAGAAGCTGATCATGCGGGTCAAGAAAGAGCTGGAGCTGTATCTGACCGATAACACCCACAGCTGGAGCCTGCAGTCGGACGGTCGTTACATCCGCAACACGCCGACCGGCAACCAGAACCCGCGCAGTGCCCAGGCGACATTGCTGGAGCGGTTGGGTAGCCCGATCCTGACGGTTCGGTAA
- the ppx gene encoding exopolyphosphatase — MPQSQAKNLSLIAAIDLGSNSFHMVVAKAQNGEIRILERLGEKVQLAAGIDDERHLSEESMQRGLDCLKRFAQLINGMPTGAVRIVGTNALREARNRNEFIHRAEEILGHPVEVISGREEARLIYLGVSHTLADTPGKRLVADIGGGSTEFIIGQRFEPLLRESLQMGCVSYTQRYFKDGKITPARYAQAYTAARLEIMSIEHALHRLTWDEAIGSSGTIRAIGLALKAGGHGSGEVNAEGLSWLKRKLIKLGDVEKIDFEGIKPDRRAIFPAGLAILEAIFDSLELQRMDHCEGALREGVLYDLLGRHHHEDVRERTLTSLMERYHVDLEQAVRVERKALHAFDQVARDWDLEDGVWRELLGWAAKVHEVGLDIAHYQYHKHGAYLIEHSDLAGFSREDQLMLALLVRGHRRNIPKDKFADFGDDGIKLIRLCVLLRFAILFHHIRGTQQMPQVELNANGNCLEVVFPEHWLEDNQLTQADFEIEAQWLTRVDTVLTVR, encoded by the coding sequence ATGCCGCAATCCCAAGCCAAGAATCTGTCCCTGATCGCCGCAATCGACCTGGGCTCCAACAGCTTTCACATGGTCGTGGCCAAGGCCCAGAACGGCGAAATCCGCATTCTCGAACGTCTCGGGGAGAAGGTTCAGCTGGCCGCCGGTATCGACGACGAACGGCACCTCAGCGAAGAATCCATGCAGCGCGGGCTCGATTGCCTCAAGCGTTTCGCCCAACTGATCAACGGTATGCCCACGGGCGCCGTGCGGATCGTCGGCACCAACGCCCTGCGTGAAGCCCGTAACCGCAACGAATTCATCCACCGCGCCGAAGAAATCCTCGGCCACCCGGTGGAAGTCATCTCCGGCCGTGAAGAAGCGCGCCTGATCTATCTCGGCGTGTCCCACACCCTCGCCGACACCCCGGGCAAACGCCTGGTGGCCGACATCGGCGGCGGCAGTACCGAATTCATCATCGGCCAGCGTTTCGAGCCATTGTTGCGCGAAAGCCTGCAGATGGGCTGCGTCAGCTACACCCAGCGTTACTTCAAGGATGGCAAGATCACCCCGGCCCGCTACGCCCAGGCGTATACGGCAGCACGGCTGGAGATCATGAGCATCGAACACGCCCTGCATCGCCTGACCTGGGATGAAGCCATCGGCTCCTCGGGCACCATCCGCGCCATCGGCCTGGCGCTGAAGGCCGGCGGCCACGGCAGCGGCGAAGTGAATGCCGAAGGCCTGTCCTGGCTCAAGCGCAAGCTGATCAAACTGGGCGATGTCGAGAAAATCGACTTCGAAGGCATCAAGCCGGACCGTCGGGCGATTTTCCCGGCCGGCCTGGCGATCCTCGAAGCCATCTTCGATTCCCTTGAACTGCAACGCATGGACCACTGTGAAGGCGCGTTGCGCGAAGGCGTGCTCTATGACCTGCTGGGTCGCCATCATCACGAAGACGTGCGTGAACGCACCCTGACCTCGCTGATGGAGCGTTATCACGTCGACCTGGAACAGGCGGTGCGAGTCGAACGCAAGGCCCTGCATGCCTTCGATCAGGTGGCCAGGGACTGGGACCTGGAAGACGGCGTCTGGCGCGAACTGCTCGGCTGGGCGGCCAAGGTGCATGAAGTGGGCCTGGACATCGCCCACTATCAGTATCACAAGCACGGCGCCTACCTGATCGAGCACTCGGACCTGGCCGGCTTCTCCCGCGAGGACCAGCTGATGCTCGCACTGCTGGTTCGCGGTCACCGCCGCAACATTCCCAAGGACAAGTTCGCCGATTTCGGCGATGACGGCATCAAGCTGATTCGCCTGTGCGTGCTGCTGCGCTTCGCGATCCTGTTCCATCACATCCGCGGCACCCAGCAAATGCCCCAGGTGGAACTGAACGCCAATGGCAACTGCCTGGAAGTGGTGTTCCCGGAGCACTGGCTGGAAGACAACCAACTGACTCAGGCCGACTTCGAGATCGAAGCGCAGTGGCTCACGCGCGTGGATACCGTACTGACCGTTCGCTGA